The Armatimonadota bacterium genomic interval GAGCGTCCGCGAAGCGGCCCACTAGAGCAGATCCGGTAAATAGCCGGACCTCATAACTTGAACTGATCCAAAGGGGAGGCATTTCAAATGGCCAAGCAGGCGTTTGAGCGAACAAAGCCGCACGTGAATATCGGAACGATCGGTCACGTGGACCACGGCAAGACGACGTTGACGAGCGCAATCAGCAGCGTGTTGGCGAAGAAAGGTCTCGCCAAGAGACTGGCGTAT includes:
- a CDS encoding GTP-binding protein, which gives rise to MAKQAFERTKPHVNIGTIGHVDHGKTTLTSAISSVLAKKGLAKRLAY